Proteins encoded together in one Planctopirus ephydatiae window:
- the lpxD gene encoding UDP-3-O-(3-hydroxymyristoyl)glucosamine N-acyltransferase, whose amino-acid sequence MAHTIESIASLIGARIVTLDGCVATPQEPVTGAAAIEQAKSGELTFLSEDRHISRLKETSASAVVIHPSQSARVNADYPRLVLLEVEDPQAAFLQVLPLFRIIRSRLKRGISPSAFISSTARIGENCAIGPGAYIGEDVIIGDDCDIHPGASIGAGSRLGRDCQIYSNAVLYHEVSLGDRVIIHANAVLGADGFGYRFEQGRFIKVPQLGGVIIESDVEIGAGATIDRGAVDATVIGAGTKIDNMVMIGHNCRVGRNNVFAAQVGLAGSCSTGDYVRLGGQVGVKDHTHMGTGCMVGAKAGVHRNVPDGETWIGYPASPEAEQKRLVFTLKRVPEMREEMRAMAKRLAELEKLMAEASSNPLKAAG is encoded by the coding sequence ATGGCTCATACCATCGAGTCCATTGCCTCTTTGATTGGCGCCCGTATTGTCACGCTTGACGGATGCGTGGCCACTCCTCAGGAACCTGTGACGGGTGCTGCAGCGATTGAACAGGCCAAGTCTGGTGAACTGACCTTCCTTTCCGAAGACCGTCATATCAGCCGGTTGAAGGAAACCAGTGCGTCTGCGGTGGTCATTCACCCCTCACAATCCGCCCGCGTCAATGCGGATTACCCTAGACTCGTGTTGTTGGAAGTGGAAGATCCTCAGGCCGCTTTTCTTCAGGTGCTGCCACTCTTCCGTATCATTCGCAGTCGCCTGAAGAGAGGGATTTCACCCTCGGCTTTTATCAGTTCCACAGCCCGGATCGGCGAAAACTGTGCCATTGGGCCCGGTGCCTACATTGGTGAAGACGTCATCATTGGCGATGACTGCGATATCCATCCAGGGGCCAGTATTGGAGCCGGTTCGCGTCTGGGACGAGATTGCCAGATCTATTCGAACGCTGTGCTTTATCATGAAGTTTCGCTGGGCGATCGCGTCATCATTCATGCCAATGCCGTCCTGGGAGCCGATGGTTTTGGCTATCGTTTCGAGCAGGGCCGGTTTATCAAGGTGCCGCAACTGGGCGGTGTGATTATCGAAAGTGATGTGGAAATCGGTGCCGGTGCGACGATCGACCGAGGTGCTGTCGATGCCACTGTCATCGGTGCCGGAACCAAGATCGACAACATGGTCATGATTGGTCACAACTGCCGCGTGGGCCGGAACAACGTCTTTGCTGCTCAAGTGGGTCTCGCAGGTTCCTGCAGCACGGGCGATTATGTCCGTCTGGGTGGCCAGGTGGGTGTGAAAGATCACACGCACATGGGCACAGGTTGCATGGTTGGTGCCAAGGCGGGTGTGCATCGCAATGTGCCCGACGGCGAAACGTGGATTGGTTACCCCGCGAGCCCGGAAGCCGAACAGAAGCGACTCGTCTTTACGCTCAAGCGAGTTCCCGAAATGCGGGAAGAAATGCGGGCCATGGCCAAGAGGTTGGCTGAACTTGAAAAATTGATGGCCGAAGCATCCAGCAATCCTCTCAAGGCCGCTGGTTAA
- a CDS encoding LpxI family protein, whose product MMSMDVPGSAQRVGLLAGAGRFPISFAEAAKKQGIKVVCVGVAGMASPELAQHCHIYQEGPLARFGYAMRVFKRHRVDRLIMAGKIEKTVLFQSWRIFRLLPDFRTLRMWYSFATSNRKDDTILLAVIREFERDNFHFDSALDYCPELLVKHGFLTRRKPTDAQWRDIRFGWSLAKEMGRLDVGQSVVVNDMAVIAVEAIEGTDRCIRRAAELCRRGGFTVVKVAKPNQDRRFDVPTIGIQTIRTMHEAGGRVLAVEAGQTIIIDEPEAVELADKLGIAIVSLNADEVEQHIAA is encoded by the coding sequence ATGATGAGCATGGATGTTCCAGGATCCGCGCAAAGAGTGGGCCTGCTGGCAGGTGCTGGCAGGTTTCCGATTTCCTTTGCTGAAGCTGCGAAAAAGCAGGGGATCAAAGTCGTTTGTGTGGGTGTGGCCGGCATGGCTTCTCCCGAGTTGGCACAGCATTGCCATATCTATCAGGAAGGGCCACTGGCTCGCTTTGGCTACGCCATGCGGGTCTTCAAGCGGCATCGCGTTGATCGACTGATCATGGCAGGAAAGATCGAGAAAACCGTCCTGTTTCAGTCATGGCGAATCTTTCGGCTGCTCCCCGACTTCCGGACACTCCGCATGTGGTACAGCTTTGCCACATCCAACCGTAAAGATGACACCATCTTACTGGCGGTGATCCGCGAGTTTGAACGTGATAACTTTCATTTCGATTCCGCCCTTGATTATTGCCCGGAGTTGCTTGTGAAACACGGATTTCTCACTCGGCGTAAACCCACCGATGCCCAATGGCGCGACATTCGCTTTGGTTGGAGTCTGGCCAAGGAAATGGGGCGGCTCGATGTCGGCCAGTCAGTCGTGGTGAATGACATGGCTGTTATTGCCGTCGAGGCCATCGAAGGGACCGATCGCTGCATTCGCCGTGCTGCCGAACTGTGCCGTCGCGGCGGATTTACAGTCGTCAAGGTGGCCAAGCCCAATCAGGATCGGCGTTTTGATGTCCCGACGATCGGGATTCAAACCATCCGGACGATGCACGAAGCGGGTGGCCGCGTACTGGCGGTTGAGGCAGGGCAAACCATCATCATCGATGAACCCGAAGCGGTCGAACTGGCCGATAAGCTGGGAATCGCGATTGTCTCCCTCAATGCCGACGAAGTGGAACAGCACATTGCCGCCTGA